The following are encoded in a window of Vigna unguiculata cultivar IT97K-499-35 chromosome 8, ASM411807v1, whole genome shotgun sequence genomic DNA:
- the LOC114195582 gene encoding gibberellin 20 oxidase 2-like translates to MNSGFCMVSSLNHQEVQSRFFDPSWLQMQPHVPMSFVWPKECVVDANEEFQAPMVDLGGFLRGDEEATHVAVKLIRKACSTHGFFQVINHGVDPLLIAEAYEQMDAFFKLPIDRKVSIHKTPGSVWGYSGAHADRFSSKLPWKETLSFPFHDNNTLDPVVSTFFNSTLGQDFQQAGVVFQKYCESMKRLGMKLLELLAISLGVDKLHYKELFEDGCSVMRCNFYPSCQEPSVALGTGPHCDPTSLTILHQDQVGGLDVFADNTWQTVPPRARALVVNIGDTFTALSNGRYKSCLHRAVVNKYKERRSLAFFLCPKEDKVVRAPEDIVRRDGTKQYPDFTWSNLLEFTQNYYRADEATLHNFTKWLLSSKQQTL, encoded by the exons ATGAATTCAGGTTTCTGTATGGTGTCATCCCTGAACCACCAAGAAGTTCAGAGCCGTTTCTTCGACCCCTCTTGGCTACAAATGCAGCCACACGTTCCCATGAGCTTCGTCTGGCCCAAGGAGTGTGTGGTGGACGCGAACGAGGAGTTTCAGGCTCCAATGGTGGACCTTGGAGGGTTCCTCAGAGGTGATGAAGAGGCCACACACGTTGCTGTTAAGCTCATACGCAAGGCATGCTCCACCCATGGCTTCTTCCAAGTAATCAACCATGGCGTTGACCCTCTCCTCATTGCTGAAGCGTATGAACAAATGGATGCTTTTTTTAAGCTCCCAATTGACAGAAAAGTTAGCATTCACAAGACTCCGGGTTCTGTCTGGGGCTATTCTGGTGCACATGCTGACCGATTCTCCTCCAAATTGCCTTGGAAAGAAACCCTCTCTTTCCCCTTCCATGATAACAACACCTTAGACCCCGTTGTCTCTACCTTCTTTAACTCCACGTTAGGTCAAGACTTTCAACAAGCAGG AGTGGTATTCCAGAAGTACTGTGAATCGATGAAGAGGTTGGGGATGAAGCTGTTGGAGCTTTTGGCAATTAGTTTGGGAGTGGATAAGTTACATTATAAGGAGTTGTTTGAAGATGGTTGTTCTGTAATGAGATGCAACTTCTACCCGTCATGCCAGGAGCCAAGTGTTGCACTAGGAACAGGACCACACTGTGACCCAACATCTCTCACCATTCTTCACCAAGACCAAGTTGGAGGGCTGGATGTGTTTGCAGACAACACGTGGCAGACGGTTCCGCCTCGTGCTCGTGCTCTTGTAGTTAACATTGGTGATACTTTCACG GCATTATCAAATGGGAGATACAAGAGTTGTCTGCATAGGGCAGTGGTTAACAAGTACAAAGAGAGGAGGTCATTGGCATTCTTTCTGTGCCCGAAAGAGGACAAAGTGGTGAGAGCCCCAGAGGATATTGTGCGTAGGGATGGGACAAAACAGTATCCAGATTTCACATGGTCCAATTTGCTTGAATTCACACAAAACTACTACAGAGCCGACGAAGCTACACTGCACAACTTCACCAAGTGGTTGCTATCTTCCAAACAACAAACTCTTTAA